Genomic segment of Chloroflexota bacterium:
GCGCAACACGCCGTAGATCAGCGTCATGCCCACGGAGATGAGGAACAGCCACGACGCGAAGGCCACGCCGTCCACAGCGATGATGAGCCATGTGTTCATAGACACCTATCGGGATAGGGGCGGGGTAGGGGCGGGTTTAAAACCCGCCCCTACCTCACGGGCTCACGGGCATTTGGCACCTGGGAACCCCTGAGCGATCCATTCCTCGCCCTTCATGCCCTCGGGCGGGTTGACGCACTCCGCCGGGAACACCATCCGGTCGGTCAGCTTCACCTCGCCCGCGGCCGGGTCGAACTCCCCGGTGATGCCGAAGGCCATGGGCTCGATGGCCTGATGCCCATTGGCCAGCGCCATCTGGATCACGCCGCTGGGGCTGTCGAATTCCAGATGCTCGAAGGCGGCGATGACCTGATCCTGGGTGGGCCACTTGCCGCCGTTCTCGGCGATGGCTTTCTCATACGCAGCCTTGACCCCGAACAGCGTGAGGGCCATATGGTAGGCTGGATGGATGGGACGGGCATCGTATCGCTCCCTGTAGATGCGCGTGAACCAGCGGTTTAGCTCGTTGTCCGGGGCCAGCGCGCCGTGCGTGCCCTCGGCGCCGATGATCAGCCCGGGCGGGACGTCCTCGCCCAGCGAGGGGAGCATCGCCTCGCCGATGATGAACACCCCGATGCTCTGATCGAAGAGACGGCGCGGCGTCGCCTGGATCAGGAACGCCTCCAGATCGCTGCCCCAGAAGCTGGAGTGGATGGCATCGGGACGCGCCACCAACAGGGCCGAGATCTCGGCCGAATACTCACCGGCGAAGAGCTTGGGGAACTGCTCGCTGACCACCTGGACGTCGGGTTTCAGTTGAAGCACGGTGTCCCGGAAGGCCGTCCAGGAGTCCTGTCCCCAGGCGTAGTTCTGATTCATCCCGGCGATGGTCTGCAAATCCGGCTTCACCTTCAGCAGGTAGCGCGCCGCCCCCACGTTGTAGACCAGGTCGGTCCCTTTCGTGCGGAAGACGTACTTATAGCTCGCCTCCTCGAAGATGCGGCGGGTGGCGCATGTGTAGAACACGGTGAGCTTCTGCAGCTCCTCGGCCACGGGCGCCACGGCGAGACAGGAGGCGCTGGACACGTACCCTAAAACCAGATCCACCTTCTCGTCCAGGACCAGCCGACGATACTCGGCCACCTGCTTGTCGGGGCCGCCCGACTCGTCCACGTACACGAGCTGGATCGGCACGCCGCCGATGCCCGCTTGATCGTATGGGGCGGGCGCCTGGCCCGCGTTCAACGCCTCGACGATGACGTCCGCCGCGTTCTTGGACGGGATGCCGAAGGGCGAGCCGGGGCCGGACAGGAAGGTGACGATGCCGATCTTCACCTGCGACGGC
This window contains:
- a CDS encoding ABC transporter substrate-binding protein, giving the protein MRKSHIVVRSRGIFAGMLIGAIILSLLAACAPPVTVPEAGMGETPAAAPAAPTAGAPSQVKIGIVTFLSGPGSPFGIPSKNAADVIVEALNAGQAPAPYDQAGIGGVPIQLVYVDESGGPDKQVAEYRRLVLDEKVDLVLGYVSSASCLAVAPVAEELQKLTVFYTCATRRIFEEASYKYVFRTKGTDLVYNVGAARYLLKVKPDLQTIAGMNQNYAWGQDSWTAFRDTVLQLKPDVQVVSEQFPKLFAGEYSAEISALLVARPDAIHSSFWGSDLEAFLIQATPRRLFDQSIGVFIIGEAMLPSLGEDVPPGLIIGAEGTHGALAPDNELNRWFTRIYRERYDARPIHPAYHMALTLFGVKAAYEKAIAENGGKWPTQDQVIAAFEHLEFDSPSGVIQMALANGHQAIEPMAFGITGEFDPAAGEVKLTDRMVFPAECVNPPEGMKGEEWIAQGFPGAKCP